A single region of the Streptomyces virginiae genome encodes:
- a CDS encoding DoxX family protein, whose protein sequence is MTQASWDRTLFTTSSAPATTVTHDTGLLLLRLVVGLSMAGHGAMKLFGWFGGPGLTATGKGFTMAGYPAGDAMAVIAGLAETLGGLGLALGLLTPLAGAALTGTFINVLDVRGLSAYFPPKGVELEVVLFAAIVALTLTGPGRFAVDHYLPVLRENRPRHALLGLLLGVVAGFVVLIIRD, encoded by the coding sequence ATGACGCAAGCAAGCTGGGACCGCACGCTCTTCACCACCTCCTCGGCTCCCGCCACCACCGTCACCCACGACACCGGCCTGCTCCTGCTCCGGCTCGTCGTCGGCCTGAGCATGGCGGGGCACGGCGCGATGAAGCTCTTCGGCTGGTTCGGCGGCCCGGGCCTCACCGCGACCGGCAAGGGCTTCACCATGGCCGGCTACCCCGCCGGGGACGCCATGGCCGTCATCGCCGGGCTCGCCGAGACCCTGGGCGGCCTCGGCCTCGCCCTCGGTCTGCTCACCCCGCTCGCCGGAGCGGCCCTGACCGGCACCTTCATCAACGTCCTCGACGTCCGCGGCCTCAGCGCCTACTTCCCGCCCAAGGGTGTGGAACTCGAAGTGGTGCTCTTCGCCGCGATCGTCGCCCTCACCCTCACCGGGCCGGGCCGCTTCGCCGTCGACCACTACCTTCCGGTGCTGCGCGAGAACCGGCCCCGCCACGCCCTGCTCGGCCTGCTGCTGGGCGTCGTCGCCGGATTCGTCGTCCTGATCATCCGGGACTGA
- a CDS encoding peroxiredoxin-like family protein, which translates to MRLDTGSIVRTRTLTAVADGASVAVPDPEHLVHLQFRRFAGCPICHLHLRSIVRRHAEIAAAGIREVVVFHSDADELREHVADLPFAVVADPRKRLYAEFGVESSYRALLAARAWRAIAVGTLDILRGRAKPPTLVQDGGRLGLPADFLIAPDGRVMAAGYGVHADDQWPVEKLLTLAAQARTVRA; encoded by the coding sequence GTGCGGCTCGACACCGGTTCCATCGTCCGTACGCGCACCCTCACCGCCGTCGCGGACGGCGCGTCCGTGGCCGTCCCCGACCCCGAACACCTCGTGCACCTGCAGTTCCGCCGCTTCGCCGGCTGCCCCATCTGCCATCTGCACCTGCGCTCGATCGTGCGCCGGCACGCCGAGATAGCGGCCGCCGGGATCCGGGAGGTCGTGGTCTTCCACTCCGACGCCGACGAACTGCGCGAGCACGTGGCCGACCTGCCCTTCGCCGTCGTCGCGGACCCGCGCAAGCGGCTGTACGCGGAGTTCGGCGTCGAGTCGTCCTACCGCGCCCTGCTCGCCGCGCGCGCCTGGCGGGCGATCGCCGTCGGCACCCTCGACATCCTGCGCGGCCGGGCGAAGCCGCCCACGCTCGTCCAGGACGGCGGACGCCTGGGCCTGCCGGCGGACTTCCTGATCGCCCCGGACGGACGCGTCATGGCCGCCGGGTACGGGGTGCACGCGGACGACCAGTGGCCGGTGGAAAAGCTGCTGACCCTGGCGGCGCAGGCACGTACCGTCCGGGCATGA
- a CDS encoding TetR/AcrR family transcriptional regulator, with the protein MPRPRSLTPDRLAAAALAVIDREGLPGLSMRAVAVELGISTMALYRYVEDRGELEALVVERVLGAVDSTPPPATAGPWRARVTVLVDRMRDTVGAHPAVLPLTMSHRHRSLAVMRWGETVLGVLREAGLGPEERIIALRALLAYAIGAVQQEHLGALSGAGTAAIAELPAEEFPYMTEAALGARSLTADREFHGGLALLLDGMGR; encoded by the coding sequence ATGCCGCGCCCCCGCTCACTCACCCCGGACCGACTGGCCGCCGCGGCCCTCGCCGTGATCGACCGTGAGGGTCTGCCCGGACTGTCCATGCGTGCCGTCGCCGTCGAACTCGGCATCAGCACCATGGCCCTGTACCGCTACGTCGAGGACCGCGGGGAACTGGAAGCCCTCGTCGTCGAACGCGTCCTCGGCGCCGTCGACAGCACCCCGCCGCCCGCGACCGCCGGGCCCTGGCGCGCCCGCGTCACGGTCCTCGTCGACCGGATGCGGGACACCGTCGGCGCGCACCCCGCCGTGCTGCCGCTCACCATGAGCCACCGGCACCGGTCCCTGGCCGTGATGCGCTGGGGGGAGACCGTCCTCGGCGTGCTCCGCGAGGCGGGCCTCGGACCCGAGGAGCGGATCATCGCCCTGCGGGCTCTGCTCGCCTACGCGATCGGCGCGGTCCAGCAGGAACACCTCGGCGCGCTCTCCGGCGCGGGCACCGCCGCGATCGCCGAGCTCCCTGCGGAGGAGTTCCCGTACATGACCGAGGCCGCGCTCGGCGCCCGCTCCCTCACCGCGGACCGCGAGTTCCACGGCGGCCTCGCCCTGCTGCTGGACGGCATGGGCCGCTGA
- a CDS encoding DNA repair helicase XPB: protein MNGPLIVQSDKTLLLEVDHELAGAARRAIAPFAELERAPEHIHTYRITPLGLWNARAAGHDAEQVVDALVEYSRYPVPHALLVDVAETMARYGRLTLSKHPVHGLVLTSTDRPVLEEILRSKKVAPLVGARLDADTVAVHPSERGQIKQTLLKLGWPAEDLAGYVDGEAHPIDLAENGWALRPYQQQAVEGFWHGGSGVVVLPCGAGKTLVGAGAMAMAKATTLILVTNTVSARQWKHELVKRTSLTEDEIGEYSGTRKEIRPVTIATYQVLTTKRKGVYPHLELFDSRDWGLIVYDEVHLLPAPVFKFTADLQARRRLGLTATLVREDGRESDVFSLIGPKRFDAPWKEIEAQGYIAPADCVEVRVNLTEAERLAYATAETEEKYRFCATTATKRKVTEALVAKHRGEQTLVIGQYIDQLDELGEHLDAPVIKGETSNAQREKLFNAFREGEISVLVVSKVANFSIDLPEATVAIQVSGTFGSRQEEAQRLGRVLRPKADGHEARFYSVVARDTIDQDFAAHRQRFLAEQGYAYRIMDADELLTGD from the coding sequence GTGAATGGTCCACTCATCGTCCAGAGCGACAAGACCCTCCTTCTCGAAGTCGACCACGAGCTCGCCGGAGCCGCCCGGCGTGCCATCGCCCCCTTCGCCGAGCTGGAGCGGGCCCCCGAGCACATCCACACCTACCGGATCACCCCGCTCGGCCTGTGGAACGCCCGCGCCGCCGGCCATGACGCCGAGCAGGTCGTCGACGCGCTCGTCGAGTACTCCCGCTACCCCGTCCCGCACGCCCTGCTCGTCGACGTCGCCGAGACCATGGCCCGCTACGGCCGCCTGACCCTCTCCAAGCACCCCGTGCACGGACTGGTGCTGACCAGCACCGACCGGCCGGTGCTGGAGGAGATCCTGCGCTCCAAGAAGGTCGCCCCACTCGTCGGCGCGCGACTCGACGCCGACACCGTGGCCGTGCACCCCTCCGAGCGCGGGCAGATCAAGCAGACCCTGCTCAAGCTGGGCTGGCCCGCCGAGGACCTCGCCGGTTACGTCGACGGCGAGGCCCACCCGATCGACCTGGCCGAGAACGGCTGGGCACTGCGCCCGTACCAGCAGCAGGCCGTCGAGGGCTTCTGGCACGGCGGCTCCGGCGTGGTCGTCCTGCCCTGCGGCGCCGGCAAGACGCTGGTCGGCGCCGGAGCCATGGCGATGGCCAAGGCGACGACGCTGATCCTGGTGACGAACACCGTCTCGGCCCGCCAGTGGAAGCACGAACTGGTCAAGCGGACCTCGCTGACCGAGGACGAGATCGGCGAGTACTCCGGCACCCGCAAGGAGATCCGGCCCGTCACCATCGCCACCTACCAGGTCCTGACGACGAAGCGGAAGGGCGTCTACCCGCACCTGGAGCTCTTCGACTCCCGGGACTGGGGCCTGATCGTCTACGACGAGGTTCACCTGCTGCCCGCACCGGTCTTCAAGTTCACCGCCGATCTTCAGGCGCGGCGCCGGCTCGGCCTGACCGCGACGCTGGTGCGCGAGGACGGCCGGGAGTCGGACGTCTTCTCCCTCATCGGGCCGAAGCGCTTCGACGCCCCGTGGAAGGAGATCGAGGCGCAGGGCTACATCGCGCCCGCCGACTGCGTGGAGGTCCGGGTCAATCTGACGGAGGCGGAGCGGCTCGCCTACGCGACCGCCGAGACGGAGGAGAAGTACCGCTTCTGCGCGACGACGGCGACGAAGCGCAAGGTCACCGAGGCGCTGGTGGCCAAGCACCGCGGTGAGCAGACCCTGGTCATCGGGCAGTACATCGACCAGCTCGACGAGCTGGGCGAGCACCTGGACGCCCCCGTCATCAAGGGCGAGACCTCCAACGCGCAGCGCGAGAAGCTCTTCAACGCCTTCCGGGAGGGCGAGATCAGCGTGCTGGTCGTCTCGAAGGTCGCGAACTTCTCCATCGACCTGCCGGAGGCCACCGTCGCCATCCAGGTGTCGGGCACCTTCGGCTCCCGCCAGGAGGAGGCCCAGCGCCTGGGCCGCGTGCTGCGACCGAAGGCGGACGGCCACGAGGCGCGGTTCTACTCGGTCGTCGCGCGCGACACGATCGACCAGGACTTCGCGGCACACCGCCAGCGGTTCCTCGCCGAGCAGGGGTACGCCTACCGGATCATGGACGCCGACGAGCTGCTGACCGGCGACTGA
- a CDS encoding glycosyltransferase 87 family protein produces MTRSSVAGRSPSSLVDVLLTGSLLLLGVLCIALRIPVADTLVQGFSAAEWGPSATYPPFAAILFTPAAWLPSGALKAVLVLGDAGLLALLITLSCRLAGLRSRPGPVLAATIAGLWLQPLFQAPLAGLINLALACLVLWDLGRPRSALGKGFALGVAAGITLAPAAIAAYLLLTRRVHAGLTALAASAGTALLGLLVLPEASVEFWTRHLADAARALVLDWPPLWVWCAPVLAVLTARACRGQSPVSSSSASMIR; encoded by the coding sequence GTGACCCGGAGTTCCGTCGCCGGCCGCTCGCCGTCGTCTCTCGTCGATGTGCTGCTGACCGGTTCGCTGCTGCTGCTCGGCGTGCTCTGCATCGCCCTGCGCATTCCGGTGGCCGACACCCTCGTCCAGGGTTTCTCCGCCGCCGAGTGGGGGCCGTCCGCCACGTATCCGCCGTTCGCGGCGATCCTGTTCACGCCCGCCGCGTGGCTGCCGAGCGGCGCGCTGAAGGCCGTCCTCGTCCTCGGCGACGCCGGTCTGCTCGCCCTGCTGATCACCTTGTCCTGCCGCCTCGCGGGGCTGAGGTCCCGGCCCGGTCCGGTACTGGCCGCCACCATCGCCGGGCTGTGGCTGCAGCCGCTGTTCCAGGCACCGCTCGCCGGGCTGATCAACCTGGCGCTGGCCTGCCTGGTCCTGTGGGACCTCGGCCGGCCCCGGTCCGCGCTCGGCAAGGGCTTCGCGCTGGGCGTCGCCGCCGGGATCACCCTCGCCCCGGCGGCCATCGCCGCGTACCTCCTGCTGACCCGCCGCGTCCACGCGGGGCTCACCGCGCTGGCGGCCTCGGCCGGGACCGCGCTGCTGGGGCTGCTCGTCCTGCCGGAGGCCTCCGTCGAGTTCTGGACCCGGCACCTGGCCGACGCGGCCCGGGCCCTGGTGCTGGACTGGCCACCGCTGTGGGTCTGGTGCGCGCCCGTGCTGGCCGTCCTGACCGCCCGCGCGTGCCGGGGTCAGTCGCCGGTCAGCAGCTCGTCGGCGTCCATGATCCGGTAG
- a CDS encoding HelD family protein → MPAHAPETAQDDPSATPNPNADPTANPSAPTDPLGRERAHLSASRSALRAMREDVESLDIRDVTANWVNAIVLQAQIDDRIKALADLSHTPLFFGRLNYLHAPGAELAEGAEGEQFYIGRRHVHDADGDPMVIDWRAPVSQPFYRASKTDPQDISLRRRFGYTGGELTAYEDEHLSDPAEAAAVSKLLQQEIERPRVGPMRDIVATIQPEQDEIVRSGLSGSVCVQGGPGTGKTAVGLHRVAYLLYAHRDRLARTGTLVIGPNRSFLHYIEQVLPALGELEVKQATVDDLVARPGLEVRGTDAAESAVVKGDARMAEVLSRAVRSHVTRPTEPLMVVRGSRRWRVPAYELEEMVEELQKRDIRYGAAREALPQRIAHAVLVRMEQAGEAPDDRVQDAVARNAAVKAAVKEIWPAVEPAKLVLRLLSDPEFLALHAADVLTEDEQKLLLWPKPFRSVKSAKWSAADLVLIDEATDLVERTHSLGHVVLDEAQDLSPMQYRAVGRRCTTGSATVLGDLAQGTTPWATRSWDEALTHLGKPQAVLEELTAGFRVPREVIAYASRLLPSISPGLAPVSSVRETPGSLRIAEVPDLTAAVIAACRESLAHEGSIGLIAADARIPTLAEALLAADLPYLSPGEETTAESRLTLVPASLAKGLEYDYVVLDEPAAIVDGEPDERTGLRRLYVCLTRAVSGLSVLHAAALPEPLLP, encoded by the coding sequence GTGCCCGCGCACGCCCCCGAGACCGCCCAAGACGACCCGAGCGCGACCCCGAACCCGAACGCGGACCCCACCGCGAACCCGAGCGCGCCCACCGACCCGCTGGGCCGCGAACGGGCCCACCTCAGCGCCTCGCGTTCCGCCCTGCGCGCGATGCGCGAGGACGTCGAGTCCCTCGACATCCGCGACGTCACCGCGAACTGGGTCAACGCGATCGTCCTCCAGGCCCAGATCGACGACCGCATCAAAGCCCTCGCCGACCTCTCCCACACCCCGCTCTTCTTCGGCCGCCTCAACTACCTCCACGCACCCGGCGCGGAGCTCGCCGAGGGCGCGGAGGGCGAGCAGTTCTACATCGGCCGCCGCCACGTCCACGACGCCGACGGCGACCCGATGGTCATCGACTGGCGCGCACCCGTCTCCCAGCCGTTCTACCGGGCCTCCAAGACCGACCCGCAGGACATCTCCCTGCGCCGCCGCTTCGGATACACCGGCGGCGAGCTGACGGCGTACGAGGACGAGCACCTCTCCGACCCGGCCGAGGCGGCCGCGGTCAGCAAGCTCCTCCAGCAGGAGATCGAGCGCCCGCGCGTCGGCCCGATGCGCGACATCGTCGCCACGATCCAGCCCGAGCAGGACGAGATCGTCCGCTCCGGCCTGTCCGGCTCCGTCTGCGTGCAGGGCGGCCCCGGCACCGGCAAGACCGCCGTCGGCCTGCACCGGGTCGCGTACCTGCTCTACGCGCACCGCGACCGCCTCGCCCGCACGGGGACGCTCGTCATCGGGCCGAACCGTTCCTTCCTCCACTACATCGAGCAGGTCCTTCCGGCCCTGGGCGAGCTGGAGGTCAAGCAGGCCACCGTCGACGACCTGGTCGCCCGCCCCGGCCTGGAGGTACGCGGCACGGACGCCGCCGAAAGCGCCGTGGTCAAGGGCGACGCCCGCATGGCGGAGGTGCTGAGCCGCGCCGTCCGCTCGCACGTCACCCGCCCCACCGAGCCGCTGATGGTGGTCCGCGGCTCGCGCCGCTGGCGGGTGCCCGCGTACGAGCTGGAGGAGATGGTCGAGGAACTGCAGAAGCGCGACATCCGCTACGGCGCGGCCCGCGAGGCCCTCCCGCAGCGCATCGCGCACGCCGTGCTCGTACGGATGGAGCAGGCGGGCGAGGCCCCGGACGACCGGGTGCAGGACGCGGTGGCCCGCAACGCGGCGGTCAAGGCGGCGGTCAAGGAGATCTGGCCTGCCGTCGAACCGGCGAAGCTGGTCCTGCGCCTGCTGTCCGACCCCGAGTTCCTCGCCCTCCACGCGGCGGACGTGCTCACCGAGGACGAGCAGAAACTCCTGCTGTGGCCGAAGCCGTTCCGCAGCGTGAAGTCGGCGAAGTGGTCGGCGGCGGACCTGGTCCTGATCGACGAGGCGACCGACCTGGTGGAACGCACGCATTCGCTGGGCCATGTGGTCCTCGACGAGGCGCAGGACCTGTCGCCGATGCAGTACCGGGCGGTGGGCCGGCGCTGCACCACGGGCTCGGCGACGGTCCTCGGCGACCTCGCGCAGGGCACCACGCCGTGGGCCACGCGCAGCTGGGACGAGGCCCTGACGCACCTGGGCAAGCCGCAGGCGGTGCTGGAGGAGCTGACGGCGGGCTTCCGCGTGCCGCGCGAGGTGATCGCCTACGCCTCCCGGCTGCTGCCGTCGATCTCCCCGGGCCTGGCCCCGGTCTCCTCCGTGCGCGAGACGCCGGGCTCGCTGCGGATCGCGGAGGTCCCCGACCTGACCGCGGCGGTGATCGCCGCCTGCCGCGAGTCCCTGGCCCACGAGGGCTCGATCGGCCTGATCGCGGCGGACGCGCGGATCCCGACGCTCGCCGAGGCCCTGCTGGCGGCGGACCTGCCGTACCTGTCGCCGGGCGAGGAGACCACCGCCGAGTCGCGGCTGACCCTGGTCCCGGCGTCGCTGGCGAAGGGCCTGGAGTACGACTACGTGGTCCTGGACGAGCCGGCGGCGATCGTCGACGGCGAGCCGGACGAACGGACGGGCCTGCGCCGCCTGTACGTCTGCCTCACCCGCGCCGTCTCGGGCCTCTCCGTGCTGCACGCGGCCGCCCTGCCCGAGCCGCTGCTGCCCTGA
- a CDS encoding copper homeostasis protein CutC — translation MSNRALLEVIALDVEDAVAAQAGGADRLELVTDMAADGLTPPRETFAAIRAAVDIPLRVMLRRTDGFAAGDVSELVRVARELRAEGAQEFVLGFLDADGAPDLAAVEAVVAELDGCRWTFHRAIDRAADRDHLRKALADLPGLDTYLTAGAAAGVDAGLPVLLAEAARGGEPGYGARILVGGGLTLAHLPVLRAGGIDAFHIGGAARPSGWGGPVSAKAVAEWRAVLD, via the coding sequence ATGAGCAACCGTGCGCTCCTGGAGGTGATCGCCCTCGACGTGGAGGACGCGGTCGCGGCCCAGGCCGGTGGGGCGGACCGACTCGAACTGGTCACCGACATGGCCGCCGACGGGCTCACCCCGCCGCGCGAGACCTTCGCGGCGATCAGGGCGGCGGTCGACATCCCGCTGCGCGTGATGCTCCGCAGGACGGACGGGTTCGCGGCCGGCGACGTCTCCGAGCTGGTCCGGGTGGCACGGGAACTGCGGGCGGAGGGCGCGCAGGAGTTCGTCCTCGGCTTCCTGGACGCCGACGGGGCCCCCGATCTGGCGGCGGTCGAGGCGGTCGTCGCGGAGCTGGACGGCTGCCGGTGGACCTTCCACCGGGCGATCGACCGCGCGGCGGACCGGGACCACCTGCGCAAGGCGCTGGCCGATCTGCCGGGGCTCGACACGTACCTGACGGCGGGCGCGGCGGCGGGCGTGGACGCCGGGCTGCCGGTGCTGCTCGCGGAGGCGGCGCGGGGTGGTGAGCCGGGGTACGGGGCGCGGATCCTGGTGGGCGGCGGGCTGACGCTCGCGCACCTGCCGGTGCTGCGCGCGGGCGGGATCGACGCCTTCCACATCGGCGGCGCGGCCCGGCCCTCCGGGTGGGGTGGGCCGGTCTCGGCGAAGGCCGTCGCCGAGTGGCGGGCCGTACTGGACTGA
- a CDS encoding HD domain-containing protein, with product MDTGTQSSDTHPDTADLRARWQATVTAAGAPADRDPAPYADRLLAAWAEPQRRYHTTAHLADVLARIDVLAPHAADPAAVRLAAWFHDAVYRPDRSENEERSAALAERALPELGIDPARTAEVARLVRLTVTHDPAPGDTDGEALCDADLAVLAGAPDAYAAYVAAVRAEYGFVPDEAFRAGRAAVLRQLLDLPRLFRTPYGAAHWEAPARANLAAELAALAP from the coding sequence ATGGACACAGGCACCCAGAGCAGCGACACCCACCCGGACACCGCCGACCTGCGGGCCCGCTGGCAGGCGACCGTCACCGCCGCCGGTGCCCCCGCCGACCGTGATCCCGCGCCCTACGCCGACCGCCTGCTGGCCGCATGGGCGGAGCCGCAGCGTCGCTACCACACCACCGCGCACCTGGCCGACGTACTCGCGCGGATCGACGTACTGGCCCCGCACGCCGCCGATCCGGCCGCCGTGCGGCTCGCCGCCTGGTTCCACGACGCCGTCTACCGCCCCGACCGGTCCGAGAACGAGGAGCGCAGCGCCGCCCTCGCCGAGCGCGCCCTCCCCGAGCTCGGCATCGACCCCGCCCGCACCGCCGAGGTGGCCCGCCTCGTCCGGCTCACCGTCACCCACGACCCCGCCCCCGGGGACACCGACGGCGAGGCGCTCTGCGACGCGGACCTGGCCGTCCTGGCCGGGGCTCCCGACGCCTACGCCGCCTACGTCGCCGCCGTGCGCGCCGAGTACGGCTTCGTCCCGGACGAGGCCTTCCGCGCCGGCCGCGCCGCCGTACTGCGCCAGCTGCTCGATCTGCCGCGACTCTTCCGCACGCCCTACGGAGCCGCGCACTGGGAGGCCCCGGCCCGCGCCAATCTCGCCGCCGAGCTCGCCGCTCTCGCCCCGTAG
- a CDS encoding Cmx/CmrA family chloramphenicol efflux MFS transporter — MPVAVYVLGLSVFALGTSEFMLSGLLPPIAEDMGVTIPQAGLLISAFAIGMVVGAPLLAVATLRLPRRTTLVSLISLFGLGQVAGALAPSYELLFASRVISAFACAGFWAVGAAVAIAMVDKDQRARAMAVMIGGLSIANVLGVPAGAFLGEHLGWRSAFWSVAAASAIALVGILALIPRIPLPAEKPSLGRELRIYRDRQVWLSIGITALAAGGVFCAFSYLSPLLTDVAGLDSQWVPWILGLFGIGALVGTTVGGRVADAHLFGVMIWGITASTVFLTALALLASTAAAAIALAFLLGFSAFFTAPALNARMFNVAGAAPTLAGATTTAAFNLGNTGGPWLGGTVIDADLGFAATAWAGAAMTVTAIALTVLALRLDRRTPPRATRVVASSTPASATAPVGA, encoded by the coding sequence ATGCCCGTCGCCGTCTACGTCCTCGGACTGTCCGTGTTCGCGCTCGGCACCAGCGAATTCATGCTCTCCGGGCTGCTGCCCCCCATCGCCGAGGACATGGGCGTCACCATCCCGCAGGCGGGCCTGCTCATATCCGCCTTCGCGATCGGCATGGTCGTGGGCGCGCCGCTGCTGGCCGTGGCCACCCTGCGGCTGCCCCGCCGCACCACCCTCGTCTCCCTCATCAGCCTCTTCGGCCTCGGGCAGGTCGCGGGCGCGCTGGCTCCCTCGTACGAGCTCCTCTTCGCCTCCCGCGTGATCTCCGCGTTCGCCTGCGCCGGCTTCTGGGCCGTGGGCGCGGCCGTCGCCATCGCCATGGTCGACAAGGACCAGCGGGCCCGGGCGATGGCCGTCATGATCGGCGGCCTGTCCATCGCGAACGTCCTCGGCGTCCCCGCCGGCGCCTTCCTCGGCGAGCACCTGGGCTGGCGCTCCGCCTTCTGGTCGGTCGCCGCCGCCTCCGCGATCGCCCTCGTCGGCATCCTGGCGCTGATCCCGAGGATCCCGCTGCCCGCCGAGAAGCCGTCGCTCGGGCGCGAGCTGCGCATCTACCGCGACCGCCAGGTGTGGCTCTCCATCGGCATCACCGCGCTGGCCGCGGGCGGCGTCTTCTGCGCCTTCAGCTACCTGTCACCGCTGCTCACGGACGTGGCCGGGCTGGACTCGCAGTGGGTCCCGTGGATCCTCGGCCTCTTCGGCATCGGCGCGCTGGTCGGTACCACCGTCGGCGGCCGGGTCGCCGACGCGCACCTGTTCGGCGTGATGATCTGGGGCATCACCGCCTCCACCGTCTTCCTCACCGCGCTCGCCCTGCTGGCCTCCACCGCGGCCGCCGCGATCGCCCTCGCCTTCCTGCTCGGCTTCTCGGCCTTCTTCACCGCCCCGGCGCTCAACGCCCGCATGTTCAACGTGGCAGGCGCCGCCCCGACCCTGGCCGGCGCCACCACCACGGCCGCCTTCAACCTCGGCAACACCGGCGGCCCCTGGCTCGGCGGCACCGTCATCGACGCCGACCTGGGCTTCGCCGCCACCGCCTGGGCGGGCGCCGCCATGACGGTGACCGCGATCGCCCTCACGGTGCTCGCCCTACGCCTGGACCGCCGCACACCGCCGCGCGCGACCCGCGTGGTGGCCTCCTCGACACCGGCTTCGGCCACGGCTCCCGTCGGCGCCTAG
- a CDS encoding helix-turn-helix domain-containing protein, giving the protein MDTRNTSARSHAQSRNGEENHPSRRTRTGTRSGGVIHDNSRHTARFTVIGNHLAQHAELSLLAIGLAVHIQSLPGGAPIDIRTLAGRFPEGKTRIAAALRELEAHGYLRRTCERTSGGRVVTRTVSCNQPGRSGTPDEPRPKPRRAGLREGEPPRRALPAVPQPAYAAPDLLRSAVEVLAGLRRSDPRLLLSVADVEHLTPGVAAWLERDLPPSAVHHALTADLPTEPLHRPAALLAHRLATQLPPVPPFRAPAAPEGVRHPLQNCDVCDRAYRGPERGHCPACRASRQPAATAQPFG; this is encoded by the coding sequence ATGGATACCCGGAACACTAGCGCGCGCTCGCACGCACAGTCCCGCAACGGCGAGGAAAACCACCCCTCTCGGCGTACCCGTACGGGCACACGCTCGGGTGGTGTCATCCACGACAACTCCCGCCACACGGCCCGCTTCACGGTGATCGGCAACCACCTCGCGCAGCACGCCGAGCTGTCGCTGCTGGCCATCGGCCTGGCCGTGCACATCCAGTCCCTGCCCGGCGGCGCGCCCATCGACATCCGGACCCTGGCCGGCCGCTTCCCCGAGGGGAAGACCCGGATCGCCGCCGCCCTGCGCGAGCTGGAGGCCCACGGCTATCTGCGCCGCACCTGCGAACGCACCAGCGGTGGCCGCGTCGTCACCCGTACGGTCTCCTGCAACCAGCCGGGTCGGTCCGGCACCCCGGACGAACCGCGACCGAAACCCCGGCGCGCCGGCCTCCGGGAGGGCGAGCCGCCGCGGCGCGCCCTGCCCGCGGTGCCGCAGCCCGCATACGCGGCCCCTGACCTGCTCCGGTCCGCCGTCGAGGTCCTCGCAGGCCTCCGCCGTAGCGATCCCCGCCTCCTGCTCTCCGTCGCGGACGTCGAGCACCTCACCCCCGGAGTCGCGGCCTGGCTGGAGCGCGACCTGCCACCGAGCGCCGTTCACCACGCCCTGACCGCCGACCTGCCGACGGAGCCCCTGCACCGCCCGGCCGCCCTCTTGGCCCACCGCCTCGCCACCCAACTCCCGCCCGTGCCACCGTTCCGCGCCCCGGCGGCGCCTGAAGGCGTCAGGCACCCGCTCCAGAACTGCGACGTCTGCGACCGTGCCTACCGCGGCCCGGAACGGGGCCACTGCCCTGCCTGTCGCGCTTCCCGGCAGCCGGCCGCCACGGCCCAACCCTTCGGGTGA